A window of Mytilus edulis chromosome 10, xbMytEdul2.2, whole genome shotgun sequence contains these coding sequences:
- the LOC139492948 gene encoding 1,5-anhydro-D-fructose reductase-like — MTAEHTLGKHFALNDGNSIPLVGLGTSRILPNETISVITTAIDIGYRHFDTSEFYKNTTKLGDGLRQALLSGKVNRDELFITAKLAPCYEDLGDIETSLKEFLSLLQLEYVDLCLLHFPIQFKKGATKCNDHTKLGEYINGMCDHVQLWKEMEDVVDKGLAMSIGVSNFNQQQIKNIIQTCKIPPAVLQTECHAYLQIKDLVKFCQDEGIFITAFAPFGSPGLSKYKPCYKECDTLKDEVVLDLVRKYERTPAQILLRYLIQHVQRSIGVIPKSSNAVRLTENINIFDFSLTDDDMEMMTKLDKRSRIFSFPL; from the exons ATGACGGCTGAGCATACCCTTGGTAAACATTTCGCATTGAATGATGGAAATTCCATCCCTCTGGTAGGACTTGGTACCTCTAGG ATTTTACCAAATGAAACGATTTCTGTGATCACTACTGCTATTGATATTGGTTACCGTCACTTTGATACGTCAGAATTCTACAAAAATACAACAAAGTTAGGCGACGGTCTACGACAAGCTCTACTTTCAGGAAAGGTCAACAGAGATGAACTTTTCATCACAGCGAAG CTAGCTCCATGTTATGAGGACTTGGGAGACATAGAAACTTCACTGAAAGAGTTTCTATCACTATTACAGCTAGAATATGTTGACCTGTGTCTTCTGCACTTTCCCATACAGTTTAAG AAAGGGGCTACAAAGTGTAACGACCACACAAAGCTTGGAGAATATATAAATGGAATGTGTGACCATGTTCAGCTGTGGAAA gaAATGGAAGACGTTGTTGATAAGGGGTTAGCAATGTCTATTGGAGTCTCTaattttaatcaacaacaaataaaaaatataattcagaCATGTAAAATACCTCCAGCTGTTCTTCAG acAGAATGTCATGCATATCTACAAATAAAAGATCTTGTAAAATTTTGCCAAGATGAAGGAATCTTTATAACTGCATTTGCGCCATTTGGATCGCCTGGACTATCGAAGTATAAACCTTG CTACAAGGAATGCGATACTCTCAAAGACGAAGTGGTATTAGATCTTGTTAGAAAGTATGAACGGACACCTGCGCAG ATTCTTTTACGGTACCTCATTCAGCATGTTCAGCGTAGTattggagtgattccaaagagtTCCAATGCTGTTCGATTGACAGAGAATATAAAT ATATTTGATTTTAGTTTAACAGATGATGATATGGAAATGATGACCAAGTTAGACAAAAGAAGTCGTATTTTTTCTTTTCCATTGTAA